A stretch of the Anoplopoma fimbria isolate UVic2021 breed Golden Eagle Sablefish unplaced genomic scaffold, Afim_UVic_2022 Un_contig_8517_pilon_pilon, whole genome shotgun sequence genome encodes the following:
- the LOC129116399 gene encoding M1-specific T cell receptor alpha chain-like, whose protein sequence is MYSVNDAARKLIFGKGTKLFVQSDEEYKPSYFSLSDGHTSACLATGFSRINATKKEHEEIFSKTDAVRITDDSLYNQVAVFSSANETICAESASELCEETLQPDATVNMVSLTILGLRLLFLKTIVFNVLMTLRLWISQ, encoded by the exons ATGTACAGTGTGAATGACGCTGCACGCAAACTCATCTTCGGGAAAGGAACTAAACTCTTCGTACAATCCG ACGAGGAGTACAAGCCGTCCTACTTCAGTCTGTCAGATGGACATACTTCGGCCTGTCTGGCCACCGGCTTCAGCAGAATCAATGCAACAAAGAAGGAACATGAAGAAATATTCAGTAAGACCGACGCCGTCCGGATAACAGATGACTCGCTGTACAACCAGGTGGCTGTGTTTTCATCTGCTAATGAGACCATATGTG CTGAATCTGCCTCTGAACTGTGTGAAGAAACTTTGCAACCAG atgctACGGTGAACATGGTGTCTCTGACCATCCTGGGTCTCCGGCTGCTCTTCCTGAAGACCATCGTCTTCAACGTGTTGATGACTCTGCGGCTGTGGATCAGTCAGT aa